The sequence ATTTTTTTAAATAACTAATTAAAATACTATTTTTAAATCTTAATATATTCAATATAGAAATTCTTATTTTAAATAAATCTAATAAAGATATATAATCAAAATTTTAAGGTGATAAAATGACTAATCCAAAAGTAACAGTTATTATATCAGTTTATAATGAAGAAAAATATCTTAAAAAAGCTTTAGATAGTATACTTAATCAAAGTCTTAAAGAAATCGAAGTAATTTGTATTAATGATAAATCAAGTGATAAATCTCTTGAAATTATAAAAGAATATAAAAGTAAAGATAAAAGAATTAAATTAATCAATAATGAAGAAAATCTAGGACTTGGATTAAGTAGAAATAATGGATTAAAAATAGCTAAAGGAGAATACATTGCATTTGTTGATGGGGATGACTGGATTAAAAAAGAATGCTTAGAAGAAACCTATAATAAATCTAAAAAACTAAATACAGATATTACTATGTTTCAAATGACTAATTACAATGATGAAAATAAAAGTTTTCATGAAAATAAATGGTCTAATTTAGATGAATTAAGTAATGAATATGACAATAAAGTATTTGATGCAAGTAAAACCAAAAATTTTCTTTTTAAATTACCAGTTAGTGCATGTCAAAAAATCTATAAAAAAAGTTTTTTAGATGATATTAATGCTAAATTTCCTGTTGGAATATATTTTGAAGATAATCCTTTTTTCTACTATGTATGGCTTAAAGCAAAACGTATTACAATAATCAAAAAACAATATTATATAAGAAGAGTACATCCTGAATCTATTACTGGTACTTGTGATAAAAAATTCTTTGATATTATACCAAGTGGTATAGAATTATTTAAAATCTTTATTGAAAATGACTTTTACAAAGATTATAAAGAAGATTTAATTAATTATAGAATCGATGCATATAGACTTACTGTAAACTGTATAGATAGTAATTTACTTGGAGAATTCTATAATCTATCTAAAGAAGAATTTAAAAAAATATATAATAGCAAATACAAAGAAGACTTTTTAAAATATATGAACAATAAAAATTTAAGAATATTTAACTCTATACTTAATACAAAAAATGTATGTCAATTTAGAAAAGATTATTTCACAATTAGTTAAACATAAAATTAGCATATAGCCAACTGATAATTAAATAAAATTATTTCACAATCAGTTAAATATAATTAAAATTATCATAACCCAACTGGCAATTAAATAAATTTAAAAATCAAAACTAAAAAAATATAAACATTAAATAATTTAATATCTTAAAATACAATATAGAAGATTTCATCTTAAGGGCAATAATTTTAAAAGAAGTTGAAAAAATGAAAATAGGCCTTACATATGTAAAAGGAGCACTTCCAGGTTATGAAAACTTTGGACATCTCCCAACAGACATAGTTAAAACTAATGGATTAGTAAATGGTAATAAAGCAAGTGAAGAATTAGATGCCTTAATAATTCCTGGTGGAAGTATAGTAGAATCAGAAGGAATACCATATGATTGTGAACTTTCAAAAGAAATTATAAAAATGAGTAAAGAAGGTAAAGCAATAATTGGTATATGTTCTGGATTCCAATTACTTGCAAATCAGACAGATGTTGGAAGAAAATCAGAAATACCAATAATTAAAAAAGGATTAGGTATACTTGATGTAAATTTCTCACCATTAATTAGTAATGATCGTGTAGAAGGAGAGATTGTTGGAGATTCATTTTTTACTAAAAATATAAAAACACCAATTACTGGTTTTCATTGTCATACTTATGGACATATTGAAGGTAATGCAAAAGAAGTTTTATATTCAAATATAAAAAGAGTAAACTATTCAAATAAAAATAAAAAAATATTATCTGGTGTAGTTAGTGATGATGGAAATGTTATTGGCACTTTAATACATAGATCTCTTGATAATAATCCAGATGTTGTAAAAAATGTACTAAAATTTATAGATGCATCTGAAGAAGATATTAACTCAATATATAAAAGAAATCTTGAATTTAATAAGTACATTAATAAAGAAATTGGTATTGAAACAGATGTGGATATAAGAATACCTGGTAAAAATTGCCTTACAAAAGATCTTAAAAAATCTGATGGTAAAATGCCAACTGTAGTTTTAATGGCAAGTACTGGATCAGATTCTGGAAAAACATTTATTACAACTGGACTTGCAGGAGTATTTAGAGAAAAAGGCCTTAAAGTAGGTCTTTTAAAAGTTGGTCCAGATATACGTGATATTGTTCCAGGTTTATACC is a genomic window of Methanobrevibacter wolinii SH containing:
- a CDS encoding glycosyltransferase family 2 protein, whose amino-acid sequence is MTNPKVTVIISVYNEEKYLKKALDSILNQSLKEIEVICINDKSSDKSLEIIKEYKSKDKRIKLINNEENLGLGLSRNNGLKIAKGEYIAFVDGDDWIKKECLEETYNKSKKLNTDITMFQMTNYNDENKSFHENKWSNLDELSNEYDNKVFDASKTKNFLFKLPVSACQKIYKKSFLDDINAKFPVGIYFEDNPFFYYVWLKAKRITIIKKQYYIRRVHPESITGTCDKKFFDIIPSGIELFKIFIENDFYKDYKEDLINYRIDAYRLTVNCIDSNLLGEFYNLSKEEFKKIYNSKYKEDFLKYMNNKNLRIFNSILNTKNVCQFRKDYFTIS
- a CDS encoding AAA family ATPase, with translation MKIGLTYVKGALPGYENFGHLPTDIVKTNGLVNGNKASEELDALIIPGGSIVESEGIPYDCELSKEIIKMSKEGKAIIGICSGFQLLANQTDVGRKSEIPIIKKGLGILDVNFSPLISNDRVEGEIVGDSFFTKNIKTPITGFHCHTYGHIEGNAKEVLYSNIKRVNYSNKNKKILSGVVSDDGNVIGTLIHRSLDNNPDVVKNVLKFIDASEEDINSIYKRNLEFNKYINKEIGIETDVDIRIPGKNCLTKDLKKSDGKMPTVVLMASTGSDSGKTFITTGLAGVFREKGLKVGLLKVGPDIRDIVPGLYLTKGYMEDYGSIQISNLGWMELSNILKRLKNSNYDVVLIEGVMSAFTGILNKKIPYSTAEIAKSGNIPVILTTGVNKGGIESAAIDISSHAKKLKDFGVNIKAIILNKIYDMDIFNEVKEYIQKETGINTVIGIPKVKIESRGGTPEVEIKLEDFALKAYETVNNNFDIRIISDIKEKPKFDRYLSFDEIKKIYNK